The following coding sequences are from one Capsicum annuum cultivar UCD-10X-F1 chromosome 3, UCD10Xv1.1, whole genome shotgun sequence window:
- the LOC107865311 gene encoding uncharacterized protein LOC107865311 yields MAMVLPNIISQNQTRFVKGRSITENGLLAQEIIRDINLRNRNTNVMVTLDMTKAYDRVCWIFLTKALWRFGFSEVIIDMVWRLLSNNWYFVLINEYSYDFFKSSKGVKQGDPLSPTLFIIVAEVLSRGLNLLLSDNQFKGYGLPKWSSVINLLSYADDVILFCSGDKTSIYKMMSIPVYTLSAMNPPKKVIKQMHQILAKFFWGSLKNVKIRHWVAWEDLCYPREEGGLGFRSLYDVSKALFAKLWWNFRTATNSLWGTYMGNKYCKKFHPIITRNAGASHVWRKMTKLGALYYEEELQAGEEEIEVQEFIINGVWDVEKLRTSLSEDMVIHIGENIKPDIGGAENDKA; encoded by the exons ATGGCAATGGTACTTCCTaatataatttctcaaaatcaaactAGATTCGTGAAGGGGAGGAGCATTACTGAAAATGGTCTTCTGGCTCAGGAGATTATCAGAGACATAAATTTGAGAAATAGGAACACCAATGTTATGGTCACACTTGATATGACCAAGGCATATGACAGGGTATGTTGGATTTTTCTCACTAAAGCTCTTTGGAGGTTCGGTTTCTCAGAAGTTATCATTGATATGGTCTGGAGATTGCTTTCAAATAACTGGTATTTTGTGTTGATAAATGAATATTCTTATGATTTCTTCAAGTCATCAAAAGGGGTGAAGCAAGGAGATCCCCTGTCACCCACTTTATTTATAATTGTAGCAGAAGTCTTATCAAGAGGTCTTAACTTGTTACTTAGTGACAATCAGTTCAAAGGATATGGACTTCCAAAATGGAGCTCAGTAATCAATCTCTTGTCATACGCGGATGATGTCATTTTATTCTGTTCTGGTGACAAAActtctatttataaaatgatg TCAATACCAGTTTATACGTTGTCAGCAATGAATCCTCCCAAAAAAGTAATCAAGCAAATGCATCAGATTCTTGCTAAATTCttttggggaagtttgaaaaatgtaaaaataaggCATTGGGTTGCTTGGGAGGATCTTTGTTATCCAAGAGAAGAAGGGGGACTGGGATTTAGATCCTTATATGATGTGTCCAAGGCTCTATTTGCAAAGTTGTGGTGGAATTTTAGGACAGCTACTAATTCTTTATGGGGAACTTATATGGGAAATAAGTACTGTAAAAAATTCCATCCGATCATCACGAGGAATGCGGGAGCTTCACATGTTTGGAGAAAAATG ACAAAGCTGGGGGCATTATATTATGAGGAGGAGCTGCAGGCAGGAGAGGAGGAAATAGAGGTTCAAGAGTTCATTATTAATGGAGTTTGGGACGTTGAGAAACTCAGAACCAGCTTATCAGAAGATATGGTTATTCATATTGGGGAGAATATCAAACCTGATATTGgtggagctgaaaatgataaagCCTAA